Proteins encoded within one genomic window of Caldisalinibacter kiritimatiensis:
- a CDS encoding 2-oxoacid:acceptor oxidoreductase family protein produces MQERIIMAGFGGQGVMSMGQLLTYAGMIENKNVSWLPSYGPEMRGGTANCNVMVSDTPVGSPIVTEATAAIVMNRPSLDKFEKDVVKDGNLLINSSLIDKKAERDDINVYYIPANEIAVELGNAKVANMVMLGAYLELTKVVKSESVLEALKKVFGESKKHLIPLNEKALQRGAEEVRK; encoded by the coding sequence ATGCAAGAAAGAATAATTATGGCAGGATTTGGTGGTCAAGGTGTTATGTCAATGGGACAGCTTTTAACATATGCAGGAATGATAGAGAATAAAAACGTTTCATGGCTACCTTCTTATGGTCCTGAAATGCGTGGTGGTACAGCTAACTGTAACGTAATGGTTTCTGATACGCCAGTAGGTTCTCCAATAGTTACAGAAGCTACAGCTGCAATAGTTATGAACAGACCATCATTAGATAAATTCGAAAAAGATGTAGTTAAGGACGGAAATCTATTAATAAATAGTTCACTTATAGATAAAAAAGCAGAAAGAGATGATATAAACGTTTATTATATACCAGCGAATGAAATTGCTGTAGAATTAGGGAATGCAAAAGTGGCTAATATGGTTATGCTAGGAGCATATTTAGAGTTAACTAAGGTAGTAAAATCTGAATCAGTACTAGAAGCATTGAAAAAAGTATTCGGTGAATCTAAGAAACATTTAATTCCATTAAATGAAAAAGCTCTTCAAAGAGGAGCAGAAGAAGTTAGGAAGTAA